A genome region from Purpureocillium takamizusanense chromosome 8, complete sequence includes the following:
- a CDS encoding uncharacterized protein (SECRETED:SignalP(1-21~SECRETED:cutsite=VLA-ID~SECRETED:prob=0.7030)~antiSMASH:Cluster_8.3~SMCOG1034:cytochrome P450~COG:Q~EggNog:ENOG503PB1K~TransMembrane:1 (n3-14c21/22o302-326i)) codes for MYAALYLAVFTAIFHYTVVLAIDYHRTRKIVKAHNCSSPKTERPWDILGLIKIYSSTKHLLNETALSNVSALFERYGDTYASRILTQRVYFTCDPRNIRHTLINRFNDFDASDVRAHLFAPITPHGIFAVDGGKWKEARSLYADIFSSTKKIFDLQLQEDGFQGFIKQIPRGQAVDLAPLFLKLVLDVNSAFAMGTGLETLKQDQPPEKKEVAEGLMYAKKIMARDGFLGPLHYLLSRKDFYAACETVKKYVEKAVRKELAAREHRKQSNAATVDDERQEQTQSLMSRILDHTNDVPAIRDAVVTILIAGTDSVSSLLSTTFFLLARHERVYAKLRREILDTIGTEPPTYDTIRKPTYLRYVFNEAMRVYPPVPFNARTANRDTYLPAGGGPDGKSGVLIRKGQRVIFASWGSHRSTRSFGDDALEFRPERWEGLKSESLGYIPFSAGPRVCLGQQYALLEASYATIRIIQTFEQLENRDVRPWTEKIGLNLSNKNGVLVELVP; via the exons ATGTATGCAGCCCTTTACCTAGCCGTCTTCACGGCCATTTTCCACTACACCGTCGTGCTGGCCATCGACTACCACCGTACCCGCAAGATTGTAAAAGCCCACAATTGCTCCTCCCCCAAGACTGAACGCCCCTGGGACATCCTGGGTCTCATCAAAATCTACTCCTCGACCAAACACCTGCTCAACGAAACCGCGCTAAGCAACGTATCAGCCCTCTTCGAACGCTACGGCGACACCTACGCCTCCCGCATCCTCACCCAGCGGGTGTACTTCACCTGCGACCCACGAAACATTAGGCATACCCTGATCAATAGGTTCAACGACTTTGACGCCTCGGATGTGCGCGCCCATCTCTTCGCCCCGATTACCCCCCACGGCATCTTTGCTGTGGACGGGGGCAAGTGGAAAGAGGCCAGAAGTTTGTATGCGGACATCTTCTCTTCCACTAAGAAAATCTTTGATctgcagctgcaggaggATGGATTCCAGGGCTTCATTAAGCAGATTCCGCGGGGCCAGGCAGTGGACCTGGCGCCGCTGTTTCTGAAGCTGGTGCTGGACGTCAACAGTGCTTTTGCGATGGGAACTGGGCTTGAAACGCTCAAACAGGATCAACCACCGGAGAAGAAAGAAGTGGCCGAGGGGCTAATGTACGCAAAGAAGATTATGGCACGGGACGGGTTTCTGGGCCCGTTGCATTATCTCCTAAGTCGCAAGGACTTTTACGCGGCTTGCGAGACTGTCAAGAAGTATGTGGAGAAGGCTGTGAGGAAGGaactggcggcgagggaaCATCGAAAGCAGTCCAATGCAGCCACGGTGGATGACGAGCGTCAGGAGCAAACACAGAGTCTGATGTCGCGGATCCTGGACCATACCAACGACGTCCCTGCCATCCGTGACGCAGTTGTCACAATCCTGATTGCGGGAACAGACTCGGTGTCTAGTTTGTTGTCCACCACGTTCTTTCTCCTCGCACGCCATGAGCGCGTGTATGCGAAGCTGCGCCGGGAAATCCTGGACACGATAGGCACCGAGCCGCCGACATACGACACCATCAGGAAGCCCACCTATCTCCGCTATGTCTTCAACGAAG CAATGCGCGTCTACCCGCCAGTCCCCTTCAACGCCCGCACCGCCAACCGGGACACATATCTGCCAGCGGGTGGAGGTCCAGACGGGAAATCCGGTGTGCTCATCCGCAAGGGCCAGCGGGTCATCTTTGCATCGTGGGGTAGCCACCGCAGCACGCGCTCATTTGGAGATGACGCGCTCGAGTTCCGGCCGGAGCGATGGGAGGGGCTGAAGAGTGAGTCGTTGGGGTACATCCCCTTTAGCGCGGGCCCGAGGGTGTGTCTAGGCC AGCAATacgcgctgctcgaggcgtCGTACGCGACGATCCGGATTATTCAGACCTttgagcagctcgagaaCAGGGATGTGCGCCCGTGGACGGAGAAGATTGGCTTGAACTTGTCGAACAAGAATGGGGTGCTTGTGGAGTTGGTGCCCTGA
- a CDS encoding uncharacterized protein (EggNog:ENOG503P099~COG:I~antiSMASH:Cluster_8.3), whose product MATLTTMATTATMATTGTSQPLEAQARTALTKATNYAWETISNGHWCGELESNVTVTCEHIFFLYALYQHIDHDQGSQYRQWLLSQQNADGSWGIAPNHPGDVSTSAEAYLALRILGMSPDSPELSQARAFIRAAGGLSRMRMFTRIFFAEFGLVPWTAIPELPAEFILVPAHFPISIYRLASWARSNVVPLLIIAHHRPLYPLPNGLHKQNPFLDELWLDPVTKPLPYGSLDPTDPVSFVFTIIDNVLSYLGGLRGWPTRGYARRRCIQWILQHQEKAGDWAGIIPPMHAGIKALLLEGYKLDDKPIQLGLAAIERFTWTDNRGKRLQCCISPVWDTVLMVRALQDTPASLGIKSDPRIADALAWTAENQHRGPEGDWRVYQPNIPVGGWAFEYHNTWYPDIDDTAAAVLAFLTHDPATARSRLVRDAVLWIVGMQNADGGWAAFDHENNRLFLNKIPFSDMESLCDPSTPDVTGRTIECLGMLRDLLMLPAENTGNGEKYRYPDEERDAAADSYLLQTINTASARAIPYLIRTQEATGAWYGRWAVNYVYGTCLVLCGLQYFKHDPKFAPEIETMATRAVKWLKQVQNSNGGWGESILSYREPWRAGCGPSTPSQTAWALMGLLTVCDGEDRSVQRGVRHLVETQDDILSKGEEGGAAAWTEREFTSTGFPNHFYISYTLYRVYFPITALGRYLSLVEGGTTCKDRKDKGGAV is encoded by the coding sequence ATGGCAACCTTGACGACTATGGCGACCACGGCAACCATGGCAACTACAgggaccagccagcccctcgAAGCCCAAGCCAGAACAGCCCTGACCAAAGCAACAAACTACGCCTGGGAGACCATCTCCAACGGCCATTGgtgcggcgagctcgagtcCAACGTGACCGTCACCTGCGAGCACATCTTCTTTCTTTACGCTCTCTACCAACACATCGACCACGATCAAGGCAGCCAATACCGCCAATGGCTGCTCTCGCAGCAAAACGCCGACGGCTCCTGGGGCATCGCGCCCAACCACCCCGGCGACGTCTCCACAAGCGCAGAGGCATACCTAGCCCTGCGAATCCTAGGAATGTCCCCGGACAGCCCCGAACTGTCTCAAGCGCGAGCCTTCAtccgggccgccggcgggctgtCCAGGATGCGCATGTTCACCCGCATCTTCTTCGCAGAGTTCGGTCTCGTCCCTTGGACTGCCATACCCGAGCTGCCCGCAGAGTTTATTCTTGTCCCCGCTCACTTCCCCATCAGCATCTACCGCCTTGCCTCGTGGGCGCGCAGCAACGTCGTCCCGctgctcatcatcgcccaccACAGACCCCTCTACCCGCTCCCCAACGGGCTGCACAAGCAAAACCCATTCCTGGATGAGCTCTGGCTCGACCCCGTCACAAAGCCCCTCCCCTACGGCTCCCTAGACCCCACCGACCCCGTCTCCTTTGTCTTTACCATCATCGACAATGTCCTCTCTtacctcggcggcctccgCGGCTGGCCCACAAGAGGTTacgcgcgccgtcgctgtATACAGTGGATCCTGCAACACCAAGAGAAAGCCGGCGACTGGGCAGGTATCATCCCGCCCATGCACGCTGGCATCAAGGCCCTTTTGCTCGAGGGGTACAAGTTGGACGATAAGCCTATCCAGCTTGGTCTGGCGGCCATCGAACGCTTCACCTGGACGGACAACCGCGGCAAGCGCCTCCAATGCTGCATCTCCCCCGTCTGGGACACGGTGCTCATGGTCCGCGCACTGCAAGATACTCCCGCCTCCCTGGGCATAAAATCGGACCcccgcatcgccgacgccctggcctggACGGCCGAGAACCAGCACCGCGGCCCCGAGGGCGACTGGCGTGTTTACCAGCCCAACATCCCCGTCGGCGGGTGGGCGTTCGAATACCATAACACGTGGTATCCGGACATCGACgatacggcggcggcggttctGGCATTTCTGACGCACGACCCGGCCACCGCGCGGTCGAGGCTCGTGCGCGACGCGGTGCTGTGGATTGTGGGCATGCAGAATGCCGAtggcgggtgggcggcgttCGACCATGAGAATAACCGGCTGTTTCTGAACAAGATCCCGTTTAGCGATATGGAAAGTCTTTGTGATCCGAGCACGCCGGACGTGACGGGGCGGACGATTGAGTGTTTGGGGATGTTGCGCGATCTGCTTATGCTTCCCGCCGAGAATACCGGGAATGGGGAGAAATATAGATACCCAGACGAAGAGAGGGATGCAGCCGCGGATTCATACCTCCTCCAAACCATCAacaccgccagcgcccgcgcaATCCCCTACCTCATCCGCACCCAGGAAGCGACGGGCGCCTGGTACGGCCGGTGGGCGGTAAACTATGTCTACGGCACATGCCTCGTCCTCTGCGGGCTGCAGTATTTCAAGCACGACCCGAAGTTCGCGCCGGAAATAGAAACCATGGCGACGCGCGCGGTAAAGTGGCTCAAGCAGGTCCAAAACTCCAACGGCGGTTGGGGCGAATCCATCCTCTCATACCGCGAGCCCTGGAGGGCCGGGTGTGGGCCGTCCACGCCCTCACAGACGGCATGGGCGCTTATGGGTCTTTTGACGGTTTGCGATGGCGAGGATCGGTCGGTGCAGCGCGGGGTGAGGCATCTGGTAGAGACGCAGGATGATATCTTGAGTAAAGGtgaagaggggggggcggcggcgtggacggaACGCGAGTTCACGAGCACGGGGTTCCCGAACCATTTCTACATTTCATATACGCTGTATCGGGTTTATTTCCCCATCACAGCATTGGGGAGGTATCTCTCTTTGGTTGAAGGAGGCACTACATGTAAGGATCGGAAGGACAAAGGTGGGGCCGTGTAA
- a CDS encoding uncharacterized protein (COG:S~TransMembrane:7 (o6-25i32-53o59-80i100-122o142-162i183-205o225-245i)~EggNog:ENOG503P32S~antiSMASH:Cluster_8.3), with product MASGLLIAQLALYAPLALPTLYLLYSHGRHGLLAWLYLLAFCILRVTGAAMGLNDPHNAGSQIISSIGLSPLLLSIDGVLHEARVYCLSPSKRTEWSFMALIHILVATGVAMVGVGAGGLLGNTPKASDLSNVKVGMVLLEATWGVLVLWALWTLWSARGGGRKTGGSRHGGAPVGLAMREGSLLLTGTLIALFLVEISVIYMLIAEFTQRADLNIATGSLGVRVVLGFLPELLTAIVLVCVGIMTRGVGKIGAGEPGLRHGQRRRHRHSHGHGRRSSPKHGTRLNSR from the exons ATGGCATCTggcctcctcatcgcccagctcgccctctACGCCCCCCTAGCCCTTCCAACCCTCTACCTCCTCTacagccatggccgccacggcctccTCGCGTGGCTCtacctcctcgccttctgcATTCTTCGCGTGactggcgccgccatgggcctCAACGACCCGCACAACGCAGGCTCCCAAATAATATCCAGTATCGGGctctcgccgctgctgctttcGATAGACGGGGTGTTGCATGAGGC GAGAGTATACTGCCTGTCCCCCAGCAAACGAACCGAATGGTCATTCATGGCGCTCATCCATATCCTCGTCGCGACGGGGGTGGCAATGGTTGGGGTTGGTGCTGGCGGGTTGTTGGGCAATACGCCCAAGGCCAGTGATTTATCCAACGTCAAGGTCGGCATGGTGTTGTTGGAGGCTACTTGGGGTGTGCTCGTCTTGTGGGCGCTGTGGACGCTTTGGAGTgcaaggggagggggacggaAAACTGGTGGAAGCCGACATGGAGGCGCACCGGTGGGCTTGGCCATGAGGGAGGGGAGTTTG CTTCTAACCGGCACCCTCATCGCCCTTTTCCTCGTCGAGATCTCGGTGATATACATGCTTATCGCGGAATTCACGCAGCGCGCGGATCTAAACATAGCGACAGGGAGTTTGGGTGTCCGTGTTGTATTGGGATTTCTCCCGGAGTTGCTTACGGCGATCGTTTTGGTTTGTGTCGGGATTATGACGAGGGGGGTGGGTAAAATTGGTGCTGGTGAACCTGGGCTCAGGCATGGGCAACGGCGTCGGCATAGGCATTCCCATGGACATGGAAGGCGCTCGAGTCCGAAGCATGGGACTCGGTTGAATTCGAGGTGA
- a CDS encoding uncharacterized protein (COG:G~EggNog:ENOG503PA75~antiSMASH:Cluster_8.3) produces the protein MAAFDAIAVANNDEERGKFIRKLINERDEIVAFVDRRLGWGGTGEYRRFLKGSFNISFVVERGSNGYKVLIRFPLPGRTYEQWREEKVTNEVMVIEHLRKYTTIPVPRVLSWGLACESPSHLGPFIIMEFVNGTDLDDLLRQPTENDQEEVILNPDIEEAKLDTFYDQIADYMLQLSRLRFPRIGTISNDSTSGHQVVIGRPLTLDMNELVTNTGHPVDKFPSAPFDRATDYFEALSNTHMIHLRTQRNLATSEVDARWRFIARHCFAQLIPKYCVDDSSFSLFGDDFRPANMLADPDTLRITAVLDFEFTNAMPAQFADDPPWWLLLLAPHIWLERGEKEKFLNNFVPRMKQFIRAVERAEASSPSTEQPCLSARMRDSWDTGRFWFNYAARRSMDVDVVYWSVLHKEYGSCEMLDKKTRDEMDEVVQMKMKQLQAYQQEKHNDARFT, from the coding sequence ATGGCAGCCTTCGACGCCATCGCTGTAGCAAACAATGATGAAGAAAGGGGGAAGTTTATCCGCAAACTTATCAACGAGCGGGATGAAATAGTCGCCTTTGTTGATCGCCGCCTAGGTTGGGGCGGAACGGGAGAGTACCGCCGCTTTCTAAAGGGGTCTTTCAACATCAGTTTCGTGGTCGAACGTGGTAGCAACGGCTACAAAGTTCTCATTCGTTTCCCTCTTCCAGGCCGCACGTATGAACAGTGGAGGGAAGAGAAGGTTACGAACGAGGTGATGGTGATCGAACATCTTCGCAAATATACGACCATTCCTGTCCCTCGAGTGCTCTCCTGGGGTCTCGCTTGCGAAAGCCCGAGCCATTTAGGGCCTTTTATCATCATGGAGTTCGTGAATGGGACAGATCTGGACGATCTCCTGAGGCAGCCGACGGAGAACGACCAGGAGGAGGTGATACTCAACCCAGATATTGAAGAGGCGAAGCTCGACACCTTCTACGACCAGATAGCCGACTATATGCTTCAGTTGTCCCGGCTTCGGTTTCCGCGCATTGGAACCATCTCCAACGACAGTACTTCCGGCCACCAAGTTGTCATCGGAAGACCCCTAACATTAGATATGAACGAGTTGGTGACAAACACTGGACACCCTGTCGATAAGTTTCCCTCCGCACCGTTTGATCGTGCCACCGACTACTTTGAGGCGCTCTCGAATACACACATGATACATCTCCGGACCCAGCGGAACCTTGCCACCTCCGAAGTGGACGCCCGATGGCGGTTCATCGCTCGCCATTGCTTTGCGCAGCTGATTCCGAAGTActgcgtcgacgacagcTCATTCAGTCTTTTCGGCGACGACTTCCGTCCCGCAAACATGCTCGCTGACCCGGATACCCTTAGGATCACCGCCGTGTTAGATTTCGAGTTCACAAACGCCATGCCAGCACAGTTCGCGGACGATCCACcctggtggctgctgctcctggcGCCGCACATCTGGcttgagcgcggcgagaAGGAGAAGTTTCTGAACAACTTCGTGCCCAGGATGAAGCAGTTTATTCGAGCGGTGGAGCGAGCAGaggccagctcgccgtcgactgAGCAGCCGTGTCTCTCTGCTCGGATGCGTGATTCGTGGGACACTGGGCGATTTTGGTTCAACTACGCAGCGAGAAGAAGCATGGACGTGGACGTTGTCTACTGGAGCGTGCTACATAAAGAATATGGTAGTTGTGAGATGCTTGACAAGAAGACGCGtgacgagatggacgaggttGTCcagatgaagatgaagcaGCTGCAAGCGTACCAACAGGAGAAGCATAATGACGCTCGCTTTACTTAA
- the TFB2 gene encoding RNA polymerase II transcription factor B 52 kDa subunit (BUSCO:EOG09261QR8~EggNog:ENOG503NWP8~COG:K~COG:L~antiSMASH:Cluster_8.3) — MSVSPAQSLQLTDYLEKLPGTTFRKLYQQPSTSFAIFRRMLTHLAKTFVMRMLFMPKPMLLTELDDWVKPDAKRQKDQALSILRGLHIIQISVPSKEKPQELYLTANFKTSLRLALTGGGTHNSFGVPSSLAVPTEIDIAFLDRYARKKWEDILHFVVSSVGYKSAGESSGPNKSVKDLLVAGRLVDRRPNGSVGITQAGFTFLLQEANAQVWTLLLLWLEASEINRAAGLETVDMLSFLFVLASLELGRAYDTNALTEQRKNMLPSLLDFGLIYIPQHKRSMFFPTRLATTLTSGGNSLRTISDGVAAATSAALNPSQAGPLGGTGEQKGSVVVETNYRIYAYTQSTLQIAVLALFTKLSMRFPDMVAGRLTRSSIRQAINFGITADQIISYLAAHAHDQMHRTAALTNKPVLPPTVVDQIRLWQLENERMKTTSGFLFRDFDDHKEFMETARFAEEIGVLVWRGDKSGMFFASKHEQIRDYLKSRKRAE, encoded by the exons ATGTCTGTCAGTCCGGCGCAGTCTCTCCAGCTGACGGACTATCTCGAGAAGCTGCCTGGTACGACCTTTAGGAAGCTCTACCAGCAGCCCTCGACTTCCTTTGCCATCTTTCGGCGCATGCTCACACATCTGG CGAAGACGTTTGTCATGCGGATGCTCTTCATGCCAAAGCCGATGCTGCTCACCGAACTCGACGATTGGGTCAAACCTGACGCGAAACG GCAAAAAGACCAGGCACTCTCGATTCTCCGAGGGCTGCACATCATACAGATTTCGGTCCCATCCAAGGAGAAACCGCAAGAGCTGTACTTGACCGCCAACTTCAAGACGTCTCTCAGGCTCGCTCTCACCGGAGGCGGCACGCACAATTCTTTCGGTGTTCCTTCAAGCCTCGCCGTTCCCACCGAGATCGACATCGCATTCCTCGATCGATACGCGCGAAAGAAATGGGAGGACATTCTCCACTTTGTCGTCTCGAGCGTCGGCTACAAAAGCGCAGGCGAGTCCTCCGGACCGAACAAGAGCGTCAAAGACCTGCTTGTCGCCGGTCGGTTGGTGGACCGACGGCCAAATGGGAGCGTGGGCATTACGCAGGCCGGATTTACGTTTTTGCTGCAGGAGGCAAACGCGCAGGTCTGGACACTGCTTCTCTTGTGGCTGGAAGCGAGCGAGATCAACAGGGCTGCGGGACTCGAGACTGTTGACATGCTGTCCTTTCTATTCGTTTTGGCCAGCTTGGAGCTGGGGCGCGCCTACGACACCAATGCGCTGACGGAGCAGCGGAAGAATATGCTTCCCTCGCTACTGGATTTTGGACTCATCTACATCCCGCAGCACAAACGATCCATGTTCTTTCCTACGAGGCTGGCGACAACTCTGACAAGTGGTGGAAACAGCTTGCGGACAATCAGCGACGGGGTCGCGGCCGCAACATCCGCTGCGCTCAACCCCAGCCAAGCTGGACCGTtgggcggcaccggcgagCAAAAGGGCAGCGTGGTTGTGGAAACTAATTATCGCATCTACGCATACACGCAGTCGACCCTGCAGATCGCGGTGCTTGCCCTTTTCACCAAGCTCAGCATGCGCTTCCCGGATATGGTTGCTGGCCGGCTTACCCGCTCGTCCATCCGCCAGGCCATCAACTTtggcatcaccgccgaccAAATCATCTCGTACCTCGCGGCCCACGCGCATGACCAGATGCATCGCACGGCAGCGCTGACCAACAAACCGGTCCTTCCGCCAACAGTAGTTGATCAGATTCGCCTATGGCAGCTAGAGAACGAGCGCATGAAGACGACCAGCGGATTCCTGTTCCGTGACTTTGACGACCACAAGGAGTTTATGGAGACGGCTCGCTTTGCGGAGGAGATTGGCGTGCTGGTATGGAGGGGCGACAAGTCTGGCATGTTCTTCGCCAGCAAGCATGAACAGATTCGGGACTATCTGAAGAGCAGAAAGCGTGCTGAGTAG
- a CDS encoding uncharacterized protein (COG:S~EggNog:ENOG503P0HJ~antiSMASH:Cluster_8.3): MCIVLFTTAHPKYSLILIDNRDEYILRPTSRPGWWTHPTSGQRVLSARDLQRAEKGTWFGITRDGLLAVLTNYRELSPRGDAEHPVHGIRSRGLVVNAWLGGLAAAKGGSSIKDGVHRLVANRNVQGVGGFSMVGAKLRRKGGGIAIVSNRASHPDDVPLVDLDSRETWGLSNTVFDDPKEWPKVTAGKRLLDELVSEAGATASKTDDDASQQQEEQEKLIKALFSVLDVDTLPQMTEGQGFEAYISQLKHSIFVPPIGDQKHREAMQKAMANGRSDWNVLNGDAKAVEELLAEERPDAKTHPEIMAAFETGMYGTQRQTVLLVDLEGNVTFVERALWDANGHAIPRGDGDVAFKFKIDGWDDES, translated from the coding sequence ATGTGCATCGTATTATTCACAACCGCGCACCCCAAATACTCACTCATCCTCATCGACAACCGCGACGAGTACATCCTGCGCCCGACCTCGCGGCCCGGCTGGTGGACGCACCCGACCTCGGGCCAGCGGGTGCTCTCCGCGCGGGACCTCCAGCGCGCCGAAAAGGGCACCTGGTTCGGCATCACGCGCGacgggctcctcgccgtcctgaCAAACTACCGCGAGCTCAGCCCGCGGGGGGACGCGGAGCACCCCGTGCACGGCATCCGCagccgcggcctcgtcgtcaacgcctGGCTCGGCGgtctcgccgcggccaagggcggcagcagcatcaaggACGGCGTGCATCGCCTGGTGGCGAACCGCAACgtgcagggcgtcggcggcttctcCATGGTGGGCGCCAAGCTGAggcgcaagggcggcggcatcgccatcgtcagcaACAGGGCGTCGCACCCAGATGACGTGccgctcgtcgacctcgacagCCGCGAGACCTGGGGACTCAGCAACACCGTCTTCGACGACCCGAAGGAGTGGCCCAAGGTTACCGCCGGGAAGCgtctgctcgacgagctcgtgtCCGAGGCGGGGGCCACCGCCTCCAAGACggatgacgacgcctcgcagcagcaggaagagCAGGAGAAGCTGATCAAGGCCCTCTTCTCggtgctcgacgtcgacacgCTACCGCAGATGACGGAGGGCCAGGGCTTCGAGGCCTACATCAGCCAACTCAAGCACAGCATCTTTGTGCCTCCCATCGGAGACCAGAAGCACCGAGAGGCTATGCAGAAGGCCATGGCAAACGGACGCTCAGACTGGAACGTCCTCAACGGTGATGCCAAGGCCGTGGAAGAGCTCCTCGCGGAGGAGCGACCGGATGCCAAGACCCACCCGGAGATCATGGCCGCCTTCGAGACGGGCATGTATGGGACGCAGCGTCagacggtgctgctggtAGACTTGGAGGGAAATGTCACCTTTGTTGAGCGTGCTCTCTGGGACGCAAACGGGCATGCGATTCCCCGAGGGGACGGCGATGTCGCCTTCAAGTTTAAGATCGACGGTTGGGACGATGAATCATAA